The following are encoded together in the Tistrella mobilis genome:
- a CDS encoding MFS transporter, producing MADTGKAAPMTSKEKKVIFASSLGTVFEWYDFYLYGSLAAIIAKQFFSGVNETAAYIFALLAFAAGFAVRPFGALVFGRLGDLIGRKYTFLVTILIMGASTFIVGILPNYATIGIAAPVILIILRLLQGLALGGEYGGAATYVAEHAPNGRRGAYTAWIQTTATLGLFLSLLVILGCRVSMSAEAFESWGWRIPFVISIVLLGVSVWIRMMLNESPVFQKMKEEGKHSKAPLTEAFGNWKNLKIVLLALFGLVAGQAVVWYTGQFYALFFLQQTLKIDPQDANLMIAAALLLGTPFFVIFGSLSDRIGRKPIIMVGLALAIVTYFPIFKGLTHYGNPALEQAVASAPIVVYADPESCSFQFNPVGTSKFTSSCDIAKSALVKKGAPYSNEAAPAGTIAQIRVGDVVIDSYDASGATGKTEVNLHGGGSHAAPVDPQSAGAAFNKALGDAMTAAGYPAKADPARVNHVMLIVLLTVLVIYVTMVYGPIAAMLVEMFPTRIRYTSMSLPYHIGNGWFGGFLPTTSFAIVAATGDIYSGLWYPIVIAAATLVIGVLFVRDTRSVDIYQHD from the coding sequence ACCCATGACCAGCAAGGAGAAGAAGGTCATCTTCGCCTCCTCGCTGGGAACCGTGTTCGAGTGGTACGATTTCTACCTCTACGGCTCGCTGGCCGCGATCATCGCCAAACAGTTTTTCTCGGGCGTGAACGAGACGGCGGCGTACATTTTCGCACTGCTCGCCTTCGCCGCCGGCTTCGCCGTGCGTCCCTTCGGTGCGCTGGTTTTCGGCCGCCTGGGTGACCTGATCGGCCGCAAATACACCTTCCTCGTCACCATCCTGATCATGGGTGCCTCGACCTTCATCGTGGGCATCCTGCCGAATTACGCCACCATCGGCATCGCCGCACCGGTGATCCTGATCATCCTGCGCCTGCTGCAGGGCCTGGCGCTGGGTGGCGAATACGGCGGTGCGGCGACCTATGTCGCCGAACATGCCCCGAATGGCCGCCGCGGCGCCTATACCGCCTGGATCCAGACCACCGCGACGCTGGGCCTGTTCCTGTCGCTGCTGGTCATCCTGGGCTGCCGCGTGTCGATGTCGGCCGAGGCCTTCGAAAGCTGGGGCTGGCGCATTCCCTTCGTGATCTCGATCGTGCTGCTCGGCGTGTCGGTCTGGATCCGGATGATGCTGAACGAAAGCCCGGTCTTCCAGAAGATGAAGGAAGAGGGCAAGCATTCGAAGGCGCCGCTGACCGAGGCTTTCGGCAACTGGAAGAACCTCAAGATCGTCCTGCTGGCGCTGTTCGGCCTGGTCGCCGGTCAGGCGGTGGTCTGGTACACCGGCCAGTTCTATGCCCTGTTCTTCCTGCAGCAGACCCTGAAGATCGATCCGCAGGACGCCAACCTGATGATCGCCGCCGCCCTGCTGCTGGGCACGCCCTTCTTCGTGATCTTCGGCAGCCTGTCGGACCGCATCGGCCGCAAGCCGATCATCATGGTCGGCCTGGCGCTTGCGATCGTGACCTATTTCCCGATCTTCAAGGGCCTGACCCATTACGGCAACCCGGCGCTGGAACAGGCCGTGGCCAGCGCGCCGATCGTGGTCTATGCCGATCCGGAGAGCTGCAGCTTCCAGTTCAACCCGGTCGGCACGTCGAAATTCACCAGCAGCTGCGATATCGCCAAGTCGGCCCTGGTGAAGAAGGGCGCGCCCTATAGCAACGAGGCCGCCCCCGCCGGCACCATCGCCCAGATCCGTGTCGGCGATGTGGTGATCGACAGCTACGATGCATCGGGCGCCACGGGGAAGACCGAGGTCAACCTGCATGGCGGCGGCAGCCACGCCGCCCCGGTCGACCCGCAGTCCGCCGGCGCCGCCTTCAACAAGGCGCTTGGCGATGCCATGACCGCGGCCGGCTACCCCGCCAAGGCCGATCCGGCCCGGGTCAACCATGTGATGCTGATCGTGCTGCTGACCGTGCTGGTCATCTACGTGACCATGGTCTATGGCCCGATCGCGGCGATGCTGGTCGAGATGTTCCCGACCCGGATCCGCTATACCTCGATGTCGCTGCCCTATCACATCGGCAATGGCTGGTTCGGCGGCTTCCTGCCCACCACCAGCTTCGCCATCGTGGCCGCCACCGGCGACATCTATTCGGGCCTCTGGTACCCGATCGTGATCGCGGCGGCGACCCTGGTGATCGGCGTGCTCTTCGTCCGGGATACCAGGTCGGTGGACATCTACCAGCACGATTGA
- a CDS encoding response regulator transcription factor — translation MSYRILIADDHPLMRAALCQAVADSLPGAETIQASEFSGVETVLARDDGIDCVLLDLHMPGMNGLIGLVLLRNEHPAIPVIVVSAMEDAATIRRAMQYGASGFVPKSAPVDRLGAAIRAVIEGQIWQPDTDEADTAEDVDVADRIAGLTPQQLRVLAGIAEGKLNKQIAYEMGVVETTVKAHVTVILRRLGVVSRTQAAILAGRLALHATEVETAGS, via the coding sequence ATGTCGTATCGGATCCTGATCGCCGACGATCATCCGCTGATGCGGGCGGCACTCTGCCAGGCGGTGGCCGACAGCCTGCCCGGGGCGGAGACCATCCAGGCTTCGGAATTTTCGGGAGTCGAAACGGTGCTGGCCCGGGATGACGGCATCGACTGCGTGCTGCTGGACCTGCACATGCCGGGTATGAACGGGCTGATCGGCCTTGTGCTGCTGCGCAACGAACATCCGGCAATTCCGGTGATCGTGGTCTCGGCGATGGAGGATGCGGCCACCATCCGCCGGGCGATGCAGTACGGCGCCTCGGGCTTCGTGCCGAAATCGGCGCCGGTCGACCGGCTTGGTGCCGCGATCCGTGCGGTGATCGAGGGCCAGATCTGGCAGCCGGACACCGACGAGGCCGACACGGCCGAGGATGTCGACGTCGCCGACCGCATCGCCGGCCTGACCCCCCAGCAGCTGCGCGTGCTGGCCGGCATTGCCGAAGGCAAGCTCAACAAGCAGATCGCCTATGAAATGGGCGTGGTCGAAACCACGGTGAAGGCCCATGTGACGGTGATCCTGCGCCGCCTGGGCGTGGTGAGCCGCACCCAGGCCGCCATCCTGGCCGGCCGGCTGGCGCTGCATGCGACCGAGGTCGAGACGGCGGGCAGCTGA
- a CDS encoding sensor domain-containing diguanylate cyclase → MPTSSIPAGAFWAYIAAPVWVKERIYGTLAFMDARPRPEGFGSGEVEFLEMMATALGRVVERDLAERDRPLTEKRLDTAARLFGTAFDQAPIGMALVAPDGRFLKVNRALCRICGYDETELLAIDFQQITDPDHLQSDLALLRAVLRGERTDYRIEKRHIRKNGRRTEVEQANHRLERLAATDPLTGLANRRAFMAQFENALDRHAATGRSLCLLLIDIDHFKAFNDRFGHPAGDATLSRVAAAMTGSLGENGIVARHGGEEFAVLLPETDPEAGYALAERLRCDIARLRDLPAPVTISIGLGPCPPGSGQDDIARAELIALADRALYAAKAAGRNRVVTARR, encoded by the coding sequence ATGCCGACTTCATCGATACCGGCCGGCGCATTCTGGGCCTACATCGCCGCCCCGGTCTGGGTGAAAGAGCGGATCTATGGCACGCTCGCCTTCATGGACGCGCGACCCCGGCCCGAGGGATTCGGCAGCGGCGAGGTCGAATTCCTCGAGATGATGGCAACGGCACTCGGCCGGGTCGTCGAGCGGGATCTTGCGGAACGGGACCGGCCGCTGACCGAGAAGCGGCTGGATACGGCGGCACGGCTGTTCGGCACCGCCTTCGATCAGGCGCCGATCGGTATGGCCCTGGTCGCCCCGGATGGCCGCTTTCTCAAGGTCAACCGCGCCTTGTGCCGGATCTGCGGATATGACGAGACCGAGCTGCTGGCGATCGATTTCCAGCAGATCACGGACCCCGATCATCTCCAGTCCGATCTGGCCCTGTTGCGGGCTGTCCTGCGCGGCGAGCGCACCGACTATCGGATCGAGAAGCGCCATATCCGCAAGAATGGCCGCCGGACCGAAGTGGAGCAGGCCAATCACCGGCTGGAGCGGCTGGCCGCCACCGATCCGCTGACCGGTCTCGCCAACCGGCGCGCCTTTATGGCGCAGTTCGAAAACGCGCTCGATCGTCACGCCGCCACCGGCCGGTCGCTGTGTCTGCTGCTGATCGACATCGATCATTTCAAGGCCTTCAACGATCGCTTCGGCCATCCGGCGGGGGATGCCACCCTGTCGCGGGTCGCCGCCGCGATGACCGGAAGCCTGGGCGAGAACGGCATCGTCGCCCGTCATGGCGGCGAGGAGTTTGCCGTTCTGCTGCCCGAGACCGACCCCGAGGCCGGCTACGCGCTGGCGGAACGGCTGCGTTGCGACATCGCCCGACTGCGGGATCTGCCGGCGCCGGTCACGATCAGTATCGGGCTCGGCCCCTGCCCGCCCGGCTCGGGCCAGGACGACATCGCCCGCGCCGAGCTGATCGCCCTGGCCGATCGCGCGCTTTATGCCGCCAAGGCCGCGGGCCGCAACCGGGTGGTGACCGCAAGGCGGTAG
- a CDS encoding hybrid sensor histidine kinase/response regulator, with translation MDSWLVLALSLGYLAVLFAIAWQGDRVAARRGGTAARRAPLLYALSLAVYCTSWTFYGAIGRAATGGFDFLSIYVGPILMIGLGWPVLAKMVRVAKAENVVSISDFISARYGKSRVLAALVTAIAVVVVLPYFALQLKAITISFEALAGNPFAGSVMPDLPGRTTLLVTVIMAAFAILFGVRTIHANEHHPGLMSAISAESLVKLAAALIVGAAITVVAAGGPVSLVGTALADPALAHMLEPRLGLSWWAMTLLSGFAILCLPRQFHVAVVENTHVGDIRTAAWLFPAYLIAINLFVVPVAMAGLLLFAGADMNADTFLVTVPLAMGEPGLALLAFIGGLSAATGMIVVGAVALSTMVCNDLIVPALMALRPGSRRLRDNPTRMLLLARRLAVIGILALAYINYLLLGSTFPLVTFGLVSFAGVAQFAPPLLLGLFFRQVTKAGAIAGLVAGFAAWVATVLLPSFAEAGVVAGSLLHDLLLRPGWISIDDITSVHDLDVLSGGALVSLALNLVVLLAVSRFTRQSDLEARQAERFVSMRHELGERRVHPRGATLADLHELAARYVGRTRADAAFADLAQARNPHTDGFDAAPPLRIDQEAVQATEWLLAGAIGSASARVVVASLLADRRLSRSDARSIIDEASRAILDQHTLLRSTIENVGKGICAFDRDFRILVWNRRFLDMLDVPESLITVGTPLSDIVDHLHARGEFSHDREIVTLLRRSDPDLRGRPDMYQRIRPDGTVLEVTSNPLPDGGFVAVFNDVTERHRAAEALREANEGLERGIAERTADLADAKAEADRANRAKTRLLAAVSHDLLQPLHAARLFISAARDRGNDPLVGQADAALRSVEQLLGDLLDITRLDTGVVKPSRGAVVVDEVLRPLMGEMAVVAARHGLKLVHVPSSVTVETDAVLLRRILQNLIGNALRYTRTGRVLVGCRRLGDRLRIEVHDTGPGIPAEKQAEIFQEFRQLDGGPGDRDKGLGLGLSIVERLAAILGHRVGLRSTPGRGSCFSVELPVSESRALARRVAPETRGGGFDGTLVLCIENEPAIAEAMTALLGGWSCEVVWGTTAEAALSALGDRRPDIVLTDYHLDHGLSGLDVLAGLRTRFGAALPAAVITADRSDAVRRAAEAADCRIAYKPLRPGALRALIAHMVAKGRSRAAE, from the coding sequence ATGGACAGCTGGCTCGTGCTCGCCCTGTCGCTGGGCTATCTCGCCGTCCTGTTCGCCATCGCCTGGCAGGGCGATCGGGTGGCGGCGCGCCGCGGCGGCACGGCCGCACGTCGCGCGCCCCTGCTCTACGCCCTCAGCCTTGCGGTCTACTGCACCTCGTGGACCTTCTATGGCGCCATCGGCCGCGCGGCCACCGGCGGCTTCGATTTCCTGTCGATCTATGTCGGCCCGATCCTGATGATCGGTCTCGGCTGGCCGGTCCTCGCCAAGATGGTACGGGTGGCCAAGGCCGAGAACGTCGTGTCGATTTCCGATTTCATCTCGGCGCGTTACGGCAAAAGCCGGGTGCTGGCGGCGCTGGTCACCGCGATCGCGGTGGTCGTGGTGCTGCCCTATTTCGCCCTGCAGCTCAAGGCGATCACCATCAGTTTCGAGGCCCTGGCCGGCAACCCCTTCGCCGGCTCGGTCATGCCCGACCTGCCCGGGCGGACCACCCTGCTGGTCACCGTGATCATGGCCGCCTTCGCCATTCTCTTCGGCGTGCGCACCATCCATGCCAACGAGCATCACCCCGGGCTGATGAGCGCGATTTCGGCCGAATCCCTGGTCAAGCTGGCCGCCGCCCTGATCGTCGGCGCCGCGATCACCGTGGTGGCGGCGGGCGGGCCGGTCTCTCTGGTCGGCACCGCGCTTGCCGACCCGGCGCTCGCCCATATGCTGGAACCGCGGCTCGGTCTCAGCTGGTGGGCGATGACCCTACTGTCGGGCTTCGCCATCCTCTGCCTGCCGCGCCAGTTTCATGTCGCGGTTGTGGAGAATACCCATGTCGGCGACATCCGCACCGCGGCCTGGCTGTTCCCGGCCTATCTGATCGCGATCAACCTGTTCGTGGTGCCGGTCGCCATGGCCGGCCTGCTGCTCTTCGCCGGCGCCGACATGAATGCCGACACCTTCCTGGTGACCGTGCCGCTGGCGATGGGAGAGCCGGGCCTCGCCCTGCTCGCCTTCATCGGCGGGCTGTCGGCCGCCACCGGCATGATCGTGGTCGGCGCGGTCGCCCTCAGCACCATGGTCTGCAACGACCTGATCGTGCCGGCGCTGATGGCGCTGCGCCCCGGCTCCCGCCGGCTCAGGGACAACCCCACCCGCATGCTGCTTCTGGCCCGCCGGCTGGCGGTGATCGGCATCCTGGCGCTCGCCTATATCAACTACCTGCTGCTCGGCAGCACCTTCCCGCTGGTCACCTTCGGCCTGGTGTCCTTTGCCGGCGTCGCACAATTCGCGCCGCCCCTGCTGCTCGGCCTGTTCTTCCGCCAGGTCACCAAGGCCGGCGCCATCGCCGGTCTGGTTGCAGGCTTCGCCGCCTGGGTCGCCACCGTGCTGTTGCCGTCCTTCGCCGAGGCCGGTGTGGTCGCCGGCAGCCTGCTGCACGATCTTCTGTTGCGGCCCGGCTGGATCAGCATCGACGACATCACCAGCGTGCACGACCTGGACGTTCTCTCCGGCGGTGCGCTCGTCAGTCTGGCACTCAATCTCGTGGTGCTGCTGGCGGTGTCGCGGTTCACCCGCCAGTCAGATCTGGAGGCGCGGCAGGCGGAACGTTTCGTCTCCATGCGCCACGAGCTGGGCGAACGGCGGGTGCACCCGCGCGGCGCGACCCTGGCCGATCTGCACGAACTGGCCGCACGCTATGTCGGCCGCACCCGCGCCGACGCCGCCTTTGCCGACCTCGCCCAGGCCCGCAACCCTCATACCGACGGCTTCGACGCCGCGCCGCCGCTGCGCATCGACCAAGAAGCGGTGCAGGCGACCGAATGGCTGCTGGCCGGCGCCATCGGCTCGGCCTCGGCCCGGGTGGTGGTGGCCAGCCTGCTCGCAGACCGGCGTCTGTCCCGTTCCGATGCCCGCAGCATCATCGACGAGGCCTCGCGCGCCATTCTGGATCAGCACACCCTGCTGCGCTCGACCATCGAGAATGTCGGCAAGGGCATCTGCGCCTTCGATCGCGACTTCCGGATCCTGGTCTGGAACCGGCGCTTCCTCGACATGCTCGACGTGCCGGAAAGCCTGATCACCGTCGGCACGCCCTTGTCCGACATCGTCGACCATCTCCATGCCCGTGGCGAGTTCAGCCATGACCGCGAGATCGTCACCCTGCTGCGCCGGTCCGACCCGGATCTGCGCGGCCGGCCCGACATGTATCAGCGGATCCGCCCCGACGGCACGGTGCTGGAGGTCACCTCCAACCCGCTGCCCGATGGCGGTTTCGTCGCCGTTTTCAACGATGTGACCGAGCGTCACCGCGCGGCCGAAGCACTGCGCGAAGCCAATGAGGGGCTGGAGCGCGGCATCGCCGAACGCACCGCCGATCTTGCCGATGCCAAGGCCGAGGCCGACCGGGCCAACCGCGCCAAGACCCGCCTGCTGGCGGCGGTCAGCCACGATCTGCTGCAGCCCCTGCACGCCGCCCGGCTGTTCATTTCCGCCGCCCGCGACCGCGGCAACGACCCGCTGGTCGGCCAGGCCGATGCGGCGCTCCGCTCTGTAGAACAGCTGCTGGGCGACCTGCTCGACATCACCCGGCTCGACACCGGCGTGGTCAAGCCCAGCCGCGGCGCGGTGGTGGTCGACGAGGTGCTGCGGCCGCTGATGGGCGAAATGGCGGTGGTCGCCGCCCGCCACGGGCTGAAACTGGTGCACGTCCCCAGTTCGGTGACCGTCGAGACCGATGCCGTGCTGCTGCGCCGGATTTTGCAGAACCTGATCGGCAATGCGCTGCGCTATACCCGAACCGGCCGGGTTCTGGTCGGTTGCCGGCGGCTGGGCGACCGGCTGCGGATTGAGGTCCACGATACCGGCCCCGGCATCCCGGCCGAAAAACAGGCCGAGATCTTCCAGGAATTCCGCCAGCTCGATGGCGGGCCGGGGGACCGCGACAAGGGGCTGGGGCTGGGTCTGTCGATCGTCGAGCGGCTGGCGGCGATCCTCGGCCACCGGGTCGGGCTCCGCTCCACCCCCGGCCGCGGCAGCTGTTTCTCGGTCGAGCTGCCGGTGAGCGAAAGCCGCGCCCTGGCGCGGCGCGTGGCACCAGAGACCCGCGGCGGCGGCTTCGACGGTACGCTGGTCCTGTGCATCGAAAACGAACCCGCGATCGCGGAAGCCATGACCGCCCTGCTCGGCGGCTGGTCCTGCGAGGTGGTCTGGGGCACCACTGCCGAGGCGGCGCTGTCGGCCCTCGGCGACCGCCGCCCCGACATCGTGCTGACCGATTATCACCTCGATCACGGCCTGAGCGGGCTCGACGTGCTCGCCGGCCTGCGCACCCGTTTCGGCGCCGCCCTCCCCGCCGCCGTCATCACCGCCGACCGCAGCGACGCCGTCCGGCGCGCGGCCGAGGCGGCCGACTGCCGCATCGCCTACAAGCCGCTGCGCCCGGGCGCACTCCGGGCGCTGATCGCGCATATGGTCGCGAAGGGGCGAAGCCGCGCCGCCGAATGA